In Myripristis murdjan chromosome 2, fMyrMur1.1, whole genome shotgun sequence, a genomic segment contains:
- the LOC115372749 gene encoding sodium channel protein type 2 subunit alpha-like, with translation MAQLLVPPGPDSFRPFVPESLAAIERRIVEEEARRPRAERRSDSDDENGPKPNSDLEAGKSLPFIYGDIPPHLVSTPLEDLDPFYSNQKTFIVLNRGKAIFRFNATPALYILSPFNPLRRISIRVLVHSMFSMLIMFTILTNCAFMTLSNPPEWAKNVEYTFTGIYTFESLIKILARGFCVGKFTFLRDPWNWLDFSVILMAYVTEFVDLGNVSALRTFRVLRALKTISVIPGLKTIVGALIQSVKKLSDVMILTVFCLSVFALIGLQLFMGNLRQKCVRIPVPSNGTSTTSATSDDMLLLNSTMMDVNNTLVQNATENYFNWTEYISDENNYYYLPNRRDALLCGNGSGAGLCPEGFWCIKAGRNPDYGYTSFDTFSWAFLSLFRLMTQDFWENLYQQTLRAAGKPYMIFFVLVIFLGSFYLVNLILAVVAMAYDEQNQATIEEAQQKEEEFQAMLEQLKRQQEEAQVAAAAATESGEYSGRGGPTSESSSGTSKLSSKSAKERRNRRKKRKQREEEEERGGRDKFHKSESEDSIKRSSFRFSIDANRLSYEKRCSSPNQSLLSIRGSLFSPRRNSRASLFSFRGRARDVGSENDFADDEHSTFEESDSRRGSLFVPRRLERRCSAVSQTSLGAPRIILPANGKMHCAVDCNGVVSLVGGTSVPTSPVGLLLPEGTTTDTDLKKRRSGSHQPSMDYLDEPGARQRAMSVASILTNTMEELEESRQKCPPCWYKFANTYLIWDCCPAWLKIKEIVNMVVMDPFVDLAITICIVLNTLFMAMEHYPMTTEFDNVLSVGNLVFTGIFTAEMCFKIIALDPYYYFQEGWNIFDGIIVSLSLMELGLANVEGLSVLRSFRLLRVFKLAKSWPTLNMLIKIIGNSVGALGNLTLVLAIIVFIFAVVGMQLFGKSYKECVCKIAEDCQLPRWHMHDFFHSFLIVFRVLCGEWIETMWDCMEVAGQSMCLIVFMMVMVIGNLVVLNLFLALLLSSFSADNLAATDDDSEMNNLQIAVGRIQRGIAFVKSTVRQFLQRLCFESKPLDELHSNGKGNCISNHTLVEITKDPSGLYLKEGNGRPGGGLVVGVGVGGESTEKYPMEECDYMSFIHNPSLTVTVPIAVGESDFENPNTEDFSSDSSDVEGSKEKLDVEPQPLSSSEGSTVDIRPPGDGGESVELEPEESLDPEACFTEGCVRRFQCCQVNVEEGRWKSWWTLRKTCFIIVEHNWFESFIIFMILLSSGALAFEDIYIEQRRTVKTVLEYADKVFTYVFILEMLLKWVAYGFVKYFTNAWCWLDFLIVDVSLVSLVANALGYSELSAIKSLRTLRALRPLRALSRFEGMRVVVNALLGAIPSIMNVLLVCLIFWLIFSIMGVNLFAGKYYHCVNTTTDEIFPIDVVNNRSDCMALVNDSARWKNVKINFDNVGAGYLALLQVATFKGWMDIMYAAVDSRNVEDQPEYEVNLYMYLYFVIFIIFGSFFTLNLFIGVIIDNFNQQKKKFGGQDIFMTEEQKKYYNAMKKLGSKKPQKPIPRPTNAFQGCVFDCITKQAFDIVIMILICLNMVTMMVETDDQTEDMDTILYWINLVFIVLFTGECVLKMISLRHYYFTIGWNVFDFVVVILSIVGMFLSEVIEKYFVSPTLFRVIRLARIGRILRLIKGAKGIRTLLFALMMSLPALFNIGLLLFLVMFIYAIFGMSNFAYVKRESGIDDMFNFETFGNSMICLFQITTSAGWDGLLAPILNKREPDCDSQMEHPGNSYKGNCGNPSVGIFFFVSYIIICFLIVVNMYIAVILENFSVATEESAEPLSEDDFEMFYEVWERFDPDATQFMEYNKLSDFADALDPPLRMPKPNKIQLISMDLPMVSGERIHCLDILFAFTKRVLGEGGEMDVLRGQMEERFMASNPSKVSYEPITTTLRRKQEDMSAMVIQRAFRRYMIRVAMKKASTLYKEQLRDGIRDPDKDKEVLVISKFNENSTSDKTDMTPSTASPPSYNSVTKSDKDKYEKENREKENKGKDLKERKK, from the exons ATGGCACAGCTGCTTGTACCGCCCGGACCTGACAGCTTCCGCCCCTTCGTCCCCGAGTCACTGGCCGCCATCGAGAGGCGCATTGTCGAGGAGGAGGCCCGGAGACCGCGGGCGGAGCGCCGCAGCGACAGCGATGACGAGAATGGGCCCAAGCCCAACAGTGACCTGGAGGCGGGGAAGTCCCTCCCCTTCATCTATGGGGACATCCCTCCTCACCTGGTGTCCACCCCTCTGGAGGACCTGGACCCCTTCTACAGCAATCAGAAG acCTTCATAGTATTGAATCGCGGGAAGGCAATCTTCCGTTTCAACGCCACTCCTGCCTTGTACATTTTAAGCCCCTTCAACCCTCTAAGGAGGATATCTATTAGAGTTTTAGTACACTC GATGTTCAGCATGTTGATCATGTTCACCATCCTGACCAACTGTGCTTTCATGACCCTCAGTAATCCCCCTGAATGGGCCAAGAATGTAGA gTACACATTCACAGGGATTTACACCTTCGAGTCCCTTATAAAGATCCTGGCTAGGGGCTTCTGCGTGGGGAAGTTCACTTTCCTCCGAGACCCATGGAACTGGCTGGATTTCAGTGTTATCCTCATGGC ATATGTCACAGAGTTTGTGGACCTGGGCAATGTCTCAGCACTGCGAACCTTCAGGGTTCTACGAGCCCTGAAAACTATATCAGTCATCCCAG GCCTGAAGACCATCGTTGGTGCACTGATCCAGTCGGTAAAGAAGCTGTCAGACGTTATGATCCTCACCGTGTTCTGCCTCAGCGTCTTTGCCCTCATCGGCTTGCAGCTCTTCATGGGCAACCTGAGGCAGAAGTGCGTGCGGATCCCGGTGCCCAGCAATggcaccagcaccaccagcgcCACATCCGACGACATGCTATTGCTCAACAGCACCATGATGGACGTCAACAACACCTTGGTGCAGAACGCCACAGAGAACTACTTCAACTGGACGGAGTACATCAGCGATGAGA ATAATTACTATTACCTCCCTAACCGCAGGGATGCTCTGCTCTGTGGGAACGGCAGTGGTGCTGG GCTGTGTCCGGAGGGTTTCTGGTGTATCAAAGCAGGCCGTAACCCAGACTACGGCTACACCAGCTTTGATACCTTCAGCTGGGCCTTCCTGTCGCTGTTCAGACTCATGACCCAGGACTTCTGGGAGAACCTCTACCAGCAG ACATTGCGTGCAGCGGGGAAGCCCTACATGATCTTCTTTGTGCTGGTGATCTTCCTGGGCTCCTTCTACTTGGTCAACCTGATCTTGGCTGTGGTGGCCATGGCCTACGACGAGCAGAACCAGGCCACCATCGAGGAGGCgcagcagaaagaggaggagttCCAGGCCATGCTGGAGCAGCTCAagagacagcaggaggaggcaCAG gTTGCCGCggcagcagccacagagagCGGAGAATACAGCGGGAGAGGGGGCCCCACCTCAGAGTCCTCCTCAGGGACGTCTAAGCTCAGCTCCAAAAGTGCCAAGGAGCGACGCAAccggaggaagaagaggaagcagagggaggaggaggaggagagaggggggcgTGACAAGTTCCACAAGTCTGAGTCCGAGGACAGCATCAAGAGATCCAGCTTCCGCTTCTCCATTGATGCCAATCGGCTTTCCTATGAGAAGAGATGCTCCTCACCCAACCAG tctctccTCAGTATCCGGGGTTCCCTCTTTTCACCACGGAGGAACAGCCGTGCCAGCCTGTTCAGCTTCCGTGGCCGGGCGCGCGATGTGGGCTCCGAGAACGACTTCGCCGACGACGAGCACAGCACCTTCGAGGAGAGCGACAGCCGCCGTGGCTCCCTGTTCGTACCGCGCCGTCTCGAGCGCCGCTGCAGCGCTGTGAGCCAGACCAGCCTTGGAGCCCCCCGAATCATCCTGCCCGCCAACGGCAAGATGCACTGTGCTGTGGACTGCAATGGCGTGGTGTCGCTTGTCGGTGGAACCTCCGTACCAACCTCCCCTGTAGGTCTCCTGCTGCCTGAG gGGACGACTACAGATACTGATCTGAAGAAACGGCGTTCAGGTTCCCACCAGCCATCTATGGATTATTTAGATGAACCAGGGGCCAGGCAAAGAGCCATGAGTGTAGCCAGTATCCTCACCAACACCATGGAAG AACTTGAGGAGTCGAGACAGAAGTGTCCGCCGTGCTGGTATAAATTTGCCAACACTTACCTGATCTGGGACTGCTGTCCAGCATGGCTGAAGATCAAGGAGATTGTTAACATGGTGGTAATGGATCCATTTGTGGATCTGGCCATCACTATTTGCATCGTCCTCAACACGCTTTTCATGGCCATGGAGCACTACCCCATGACTACAGAATTTGATAATGTCCTTTCAGTCGGAAATCTG GTGTTCACTGGCATCTTCACAGCAGAAATGTGCTTCAAAATCATTGCCCTGGATCCCTACTACTACTTCCAGGAGGGCTGGAACATCTTTGATGGCATTATAGTCAGTCTGAGTCTGATGGAGCTTGGCTTGGCCAACGTAGAGGGCCTGTCTGTGCTTAGGTCCTTCAGATTG CTGAGGGTTTTCAAACTGGCTAAATCATGGCCCACTTTGAACATGCTGATCAAGATCATCGGTAACTCAGTGGGTGCTCTTGGGAACTTGACTCTCGTGCTGGCCATCATCGTCTTCATCTTTGCTGTGGTGGGCATGCAGCTGTTTGGCAAGAGCtacaaggagtgtgtgtgcaagattgCAGAAGATTGCCAGTTGCCACGCTGGCACATGCATGACTTCTTCCACTCCTTCCTCATTGTGTTCCGGGTGCTCTGTGGAGAATGGATTGAGACCATGTGGGACTGTATGGAGGTGGCAGGACAGAGCATGTGCCTCATCGTCTTCATGATGGTCATGGTCATTGGAAACCTTGTG GTTCTGAACCTGTTCCTGGCTCTCCTTTTGAGCTCATTTAGCGCTGACAACCTGGCCGCGACTGACGATGACAGTGAGATGAACAATCTGCAGATTGCTGTGGGCCGAATCCAACGGGGCATTGCTTTTGTCAAGTCTACCGTGCGTCAGTTCCTCCAGAGACTCTGCTTTG AGAGCAAGCCCTTAGATGAACTTCACAGCAATGGCAAGGGCAACTGCATCTCCAACCACACCTTGGTTGAGATCACCAAAGACCCCAGTGGGCTGTACCTGAAGGAGGGCAATGGGCGGCCAGGAGGAGGGCTGGTGGTTGGGGTAGGGGTTGGTGgggaaagcacagaaaaataccccATGGAGGAATGTGACTAcatgtcattcattcataaccCCAGCCTGACAGTAACAGTGCCCATTGCTGTGGGCGAGTCGGACTTTGAGAACCCTAACACAGAGGATTTCAGCAGTGACTCGTCAGATGTGGAAGGCAGCAAGGAG AAGCTAGATGTAGAGCCCCAGCCCCTCAGTTCTTCGGAGGGGAGCACTGTCGATATTCGGCCCCCAGGAGATGGGGGCGAATCAGTGGAGCTGGAGCCTGAGGAGTCACTGGACCCAGAGGCCTGTTTCACTGAGG GCTGTGTGCGCAGGTTCCAGTGCTGCCAGGTCAATGTGGAGGAGGGCAGGTGGAAGAGCTGGTGGACGCTCAGGAAAACCTGCTTTATCATAGTGGAACACAACTGGTTTGAGTCCTTCATCATATTCATGATCCTGCTCAGCAGTGGAGCTctg GCATTTGAGGACATTTACATAGAGCAGAGGAGGACCGTCAAAACAGTGCTGGAGTATGCAGACAAGGTCTTCACTTATGTCTTCATCCTGGAGATGCTGCTGAAGTGGGTCGCCTACGGCTTCGTCAAGTATTTCACCAACGCCTGGTGCTGGCTTGACTTTCTCATCGTAGAT GTGTCCTTGGTCAGCCTAGTAGCCAATGCTCTTGGCTACTCTGAGCTGAGCGCCATTAAATCTCTGAGGACACTGCGAGCTCTCCGGCCCCTGAGGGCCCTGTCACGGTTTGAGGGCATGAGG GTTGTGGTGAACGCGCTGCTCGGGGCCATCCCCTCCATCATGAACGTGCTGCTGGTCTGCCTCATCTTTTGGCTCATCTTCAGCATTATGGGCGTCAACCTGTTCGCAGGGAAGTACTATCACTGCGTCAACACCACCACGGACGAAATATTCCCCATTGACGTTGTTAACAACAGGAGTGACTGCATGGCCTTGGTCAACGACAGCGCCCGCTGGAAGAATGTCAAGATCAACTTTGACAACGTCGGCGCCGGCTACCTGGCTCTGTTGCAAGTG GCAACGTTTAAGGGTTGGATGGACATCATGTATGCAGCTGTGGACTCTCGCAAT GTGGAGGACCAGCCTGAGTATGAGGTGAACCTGTACATGTACCTCTACtttgtcatcttcatcatctttggCTCCTTCTTCACCCTCAACCTCTTCATTGGTGTCATCATCGACAACTTCAATCAGCAGAAGAAAAAG TTTGGAGGTCAGGATATCTTCATGACCGAAGAACAGAAGAAATACTACAATGCCATGAAGAAGCTGGGCTCCAAAAAACCACAGAAACCTATACCCCGGCCAACA AATGCATTCCAaggctgtgtgtttgactgcatCACGAAGCAGGCCTTTGACATCGTCATCATGATCCTCATCTGCCTTAATATGGTGACCATGATGGTGGAGACGGACGACCAGACGGAGGACATGGACACCATCTTGTACTGGATCAACCTGGTTTTCATCGTGCTCTTCACCGGGGAGTGTGTGCTCAAGATGATCTCCCTCCGTCACTATTACTTCACCATTGGATGGAATGTATTTGACTTTGTTGTGGTGATCCTGTCGATTGTAG gtATGTTTCTATCTGAAGTCATCGAGAAGTACTTTGTATCCCCAACATTGTTCCGAGTGATCCGCCTGGCCAGGATAGGCCGCATCCTTCGCCTTATTAAGGGCGCCAAAGGCATCCGGACGCTTCTCTTTGCCttgatgatgtcacttcctgcacTGTTCAACATTGGcctcctgctcttcctggtTATGTTCATCTACGCCATCTTCGGCATGTCCAACTTTGCCTATGTCAAGCGGGAGTCAGGAATCGATGACATGTTCAACTTCGAGACCTTTGGGAACAGCATGATCTGTTTGTTTCAGATCACCACGTCGGCTGGTTGGGATGGCTTGCTGGCACCCATACTGAACAAGAGGGAACCTGACTGTGATAGCCAGATGGAGCACCCAGGCAACTCCTACAAGGGTAACTGTGGTAACCCATCAGTGGGCATCTTCTTCTTTGTCAGTTACATAATAATCTGCTTCCTCATTGTAGTCAACATGTACATTGCTGTTATCCTCGAGAACTTCAGTGTGGCCACAGAGGAGAGTGCAGAACCGTTGAGCGAGGATGACTTTGAGATGTTCTATGAGGTTTGGGAGCGCTTTGACCCCGATGCCACGCAGTTCATGGAGTACAACAAGCTCTCTGACTTCGCGGATGCTCTTGATCCGCCACTGCGCATGCCCAAGCCTAACAAGATCCAGCTCATCTCCATGGACCTGCCGATGGTCAGTGGCGAgcgcatccactgtctggacaTCTTGTTTGCCTTCACCAAGCGAGTGCTGGGCGAGGGCGGTGAGATGGACGTGTTGCGCGGACAAATGGAAGAGCGCTTCATGGCTTCCAATCCCTCTAAGGTGTCTTACGAGCCCATCACCACCACACTTCGCCGCAAACAGGAGGACATGTCAGCCATGGTCATCCAGAGAGCCTTCCGCCGCTACATGATTCGAGTCGCCATGAAAAAGGCCTCAACCCTCTACAAGGAGCAGCTGAGGGACGGCATCCGTGACCCGGACAAAGACAAGGAGGTGCTGGTCATCAGCAAGTTCAACGAGAACTCCACCTCGGACAAAACAGACATGACCCCCTCCACAGCCTCCCCACCCTCCTACAATAGTGTGACAAAATCAGATAAGGACAAATATGAGAAGGAAAATAGGGAAAAAGAGAACAAAGGGAAAGActtgaaggagagaaaaaagtag